From the Alphaproteobacteria bacterium genome, one window contains:
- a CDS encoding GAF domain-containing sensor histidine kinase, with protein MQNGCPLPFNEDYRLAVLRSYRILDSEAEPAFDRLVRLAAELAEVPVALISLIDQERQWFKAKVGLDVAETPRDISFCQHAIMRSDPLIVPDASQDPRFADNPLVTGEMHLRFYAGFPLTVPEGVRLGTLCMVDFAPRPAGLSPALIGRLKDVAASITSEMALRRSLLEARADTSARVQRAERLAADAEAAKHRFLSMAGHELRTPLTGILGLCELMEAEIHGPIGNPRYREFVESIHSCGTRLHQTVERILTYARAAADEFELNESAFDPLDIVRAVAATVLPVTGRGDVTVQFEECGPAAWLYADRGQFEHMVAQLLDNAIKFSHCNATVRIAIERDVERGLTVAVHDQGRGVDTRRIEELKRAFVQADEGDARSHEGMGLGLPIVDRLARMHGADLLLDRRNGDGTTARLVFPAYRLRAPAPAAAGSRLSLAS; from the coding sequence ATGCAGAATGGCTGTCCATTGCCGTTCAACGAGGACTACCGGCTTGCCGTCCTGCGCAGCTATCGCATCCTCGACAGCGAGGCGGAGCCGGCGTTCGACCGTCTGGTGAGACTGGCCGCGGAGCTGGCCGAGGTTCCGGTCGCGCTGATCTCGCTGATCGACCAGGAACGCCAGTGGTTCAAGGCCAAGGTTGGCCTGGATGTGGCCGAGACCCCGCGCGACATCTCGTTCTGCCAGCACGCGATCATGCGCAGCGACCCGCTGATCGTGCCCGACGCGTCCCAGGATCCGCGCTTCGCCGACAACCCGCTGGTCACCGGCGAGATGCACCTGCGCTTCTATGCCGGCTTTCCGCTGACCGTGCCGGAAGGCGTGCGGCTCGGCACGCTGTGCATGGTCGACTTCGCGCCGCGGCCCGCGGGGCTGAGCCCCGCGCTGATCGGCCGGCTGAAGGACGTCGCCGCCTCGATCACGTCCGAGATGGCGCTGCGGCGCAGCCTGTTGGAAGCCAGGGCCGACACGTCGGCCCGCGTGCAACGGGCGGAGCGGCTGGCGGCCGATGCCGAGGCCGCCAAGCACCGGTTCCTGTCGATGGCCGGCCACGAGCTGCGCACGCCGCTGACCGGCATACTCGGCCTGTGCGAGCTGATGGAGGCCGAGATCCACGGCCCGATCGGCAATCCGCGCTATCGCGAGTTCGTCGAATCGATCCACAGCTGCGGCACCCGCCTGCACCAGACCGTGGAGCGGATCCTCACCTACGCCCGCGCCGCGGCCGACGAGTTCGAGCTGAACGAGTCTGCGTTCGACCCGCTCGACATCGTCCGCGCCGTCGCGGCGACGGTCCTGCCGGTCACCGGCCGCGGCGACGTGACCGTCCAATTCGAGGAGTGCGGCCCGGCCGCGTGGCTGTACGCCGACCGCGGGCAGTTCGAGCACATGGTCGCGCAACTTCTCGACAACGCGATCAAGTTCTCGCACTGCAACGCGACGGTGCGGATTGCCATCGAGCGGGATGTCGAGCGCGGCCTGACGGTGGCGGTGCACGACCAGGGCCGGGGCGTCGACACCCGGCGGATCGAGGAGCTGAAGCGGGCCTTCGTCCAGGCCGACGAGGGCGACGCCAGGTCCCACGAAGGCATGGGCCTGGGTCTGCCGATCGTCGACAGGCTGGCCCGGATGCACGGCGCAGATCTGCTGCTCGACCGCCG
- a CDS encoding LCCL domain-containing protein, with amino-acid sequence MNVRLALLAALIAGSCASWARSAAADPCARTLNDYPPPPSETATLTCTWGPPRGGLLLDLSELTDELAAPDAPQPYEGTLLQTIGGVAGSWTYAAGSNICMAARHAGLIPEPEFGAEIRLAIAPGCERYEASARNGIESQAAGPDRRSFFFPAVSDGGCPGTAAYRPDRLVLGRYADTWTAVTSPRDDGSWSCSAYSRAAESDPDDGLWLLVFDNHIRFDPADDIAEDTRVTIAIDGTTFPMALRNGYAFVPLSIAPVARALGTGAEVAVTVDTGTGAPATHRFPLQGFADAFGRIAAECGFDPAAVLGEHP; translated from the coding sequence GTGAACGTGCGTCTCGCGTTGCTGGCCGCCCTGATCGCGGGAAGCTGCGCCAGCTGGGCGCGGTCGGCCGCGGCCGATCCGTGCGCGCGCACGCTGAACGACTATCCGCCGCCGCCAAGCGAAACGGCCACGTTGACCTGCACCTGGGGGCCGCCGCGCGGCGGCCTGCTGCTCGACCTGTCCGAACTCACCGACGAGTTGGCCGCTCCCGATGCGCCGCAGCCCTACGAAGGCACGCTGTTGCAGACGATCGGCGGCGTCGCCGGCAGCTGGACCTATGCCGCGGGCAGCAACATCTGCATGGCGGCCCGGCATGCCGGCCTGATCCCCGAGCCGGAGTTCGGCGCCGAGATCAGGCTGGCGATCGCGCCGGGCTGCGAGCGCTACGAGGCCAGTGCGCGCAACGGCATCGAGAGCCAGGCCGCAGGGCCGGACCGGCGCAGCTTCTTTTTCCCGGCGGTCAGCGACGGCGGCTGTCCCGGCACCGCGGCCTACCGTCCCGACCGGCTGGTGCTGGGCCGCTACGCCGACACCTGGACGGCGGTGACGTCCCCGCGCGACGACGGCTCGTGGTCGTGCAGCGCCTACAGCCGCGCAGCGGAGTCCGACCCGGACGACGGCCTGTGGCTGCTGGTGTTCGACAACCACATCCGCTTCGACCCGGCGGACGACATCGCCGAGGACACCCGCGTCACCATCGCCATCGACGGCACGACGTTTCCGATGGCGCTGCGCAACGGCTATGCGTTCGTGCCGCTGTCGATCGCGCCGGTGGCCCGGGCTCTCGGCACCGGCGCGGAGGTCGCGGTAACCGTCGACACCGGCACCGGCGCGCCGGCGACCCACCGCTTCCCGCTACAGGGTTTCGCCGACGCATTCGGGCGGATCGCCGCCGAGTGCGGCTTCGACCCGGCGGCCGTCCTCGGCGAGCACCCCTGA
- a CDS encoding aldolase encodes MDERERQGRIDLAAALRWACRLGLNEGVCNHFSLAVNDDGTEYLINPQGFHWSELTAGDMMRLNVDGRIVSGKHTVEPTAFHIHGRLHARLPHATAALHTHMPYATALTCLDNGRLEPTYISSLRFHDRIAYDEEFNGVALSDDEGDRIARAMGNKPVCMMGNHGVMVTGRNMAWAFDTLYYLERAAQVQVLAMSTGKPLRRLPEHILDQSVAQIEGEEQQVTLHFDAIKRILDREEPEYRTL; translated from the coding sequence ATGGATGAACGCGAACGCCAGGGCCGCATCGACCTGGCCGCCGCCCTGCGCTGGGCCTGCCGGCTGGGCCTGAACGAGGGCGTCTGCAACCACTTCAGCCTGGCCGTCAACGACGACGGCACCGAGTATCTGATCAACCCGCAGGGCTTCCACTGGTCGGAACTGACTGCGGGCGACATGATGCGGCTGAACGTCGACGGCCGCATCGTCAGCGGCAAGCACACGGTGGAGCCGACGGCGTTCCACATCCACGGCCGGCTGCACGCGCGGCTGCCGCACGCCACCGCCGCGCTGCACACCCACATGCCCTATGCCACCGCGCTGACCTGCCTGGACAACGGACGGCTGGAGCCGACCTACATCTCCAGCCTGCGCTTCCACGACCGCATCGCCTATGACGAGGAATTCAACGGCGTCGCCCTGTCGGACGACGAGGGCGACCGCATCGCCCGGGCGATGGGCAACAAGCCGGTGTGCATGATGGGCAACCACGGCGTCATGGTCACCGGCCGCAACATGGCCTGGGCCTTCGACACGCTCTACTACCTGGAGCGGGCGGCGCAGGTGCAGGTGCTGGCGATGTCGACCGGCAAGCCGCTGCGTCGGCTGCCGGAGCATATCCTGGACCAGTCGGTCGCCCAGATCGAGGGCGAGGAACAGCAGGTGACGCTGCACTTCGACGCGATCAAGCGCATCCTAGACCGCGAGGAGCCGGAATACCGGACCCTGTGA
- a CDS encoding paraquat-inducible protein A codes for MLSPAKEALCRHADVPDRWLLTPLLLVALACLLLGVYLPAITVESVPLVEDDLSILGAAIALWNDEQYFLFAVIVVFSMIFPLLKIVLGLWAWRWASLEVRAPLRLVRRIEQLGKWSMLDVFIFAIVVAGLSVSLISSVWVHEGIYLFTGAVVLSMWVMGRLERIAIELEERWRDHRGRTTHG; via the coding sequence ATGCTGAGCCCGGCCAAGGAAGCGCTGTGCCGGCACGCCGACGTGCCGGACCGCTGGCTGCTGACGCCGCTGTTGCTGGTGGCGCTGGCCTGCCTGCTGCTCGGCGTCTACCTGCCGGCGATCACGGTGGAATCGGTGCCGCTGGTCGAGGACGACCTGTCGATCCTGGGTGCCGCGATCGCGCTATGGAATGACGAGCAGTATTTCCTGTTCGCGGTCATCGTCGTGTTCTCGATGATCTTTCCGCTGTTGAAGATCGTGCTCGGGCTGTGGGCGTGGCGCTGGGCCAGCCTGGAGGTGCGCGCGCCGCTGCGCCTGGTGCGGCGGATTGAGCAGCTCGGCAAATGGTCGATGCTCGACGTCTTCATCTTTGCCATCGTGGTCGCCGGCTTGAGCGTATCGCTGATATCGTCGGTCTGGGTGCACGAGGGCATCTATCTGTTCACCGGCGCCGTCGTGCTGTCGATGTGGGTGATGGGCCGGCTGGAGCGCATCGCCATCGAGCTCGAGGAGCGCTGGCGCGACCACAGGGGGAGGACGACACATGGATGA